The sequence TGGTGTCGTTGCCGGGGTTTTCCTTAGATATTACCTATTTACATCCATGAAAGGACGGAACATGAATATCGGTCTCCACCTTACGCCTATCGTCTCTCTGATTGCTGGCGTATTAATTCTGGCTATTCCGCGGCTGCTAAATTACATCATCGCGCTATACCTTATCGTCATTGGCTTAATTGGTCTGCTCGGCAAATAATGTTATTTCAACCAGCATCCTGACGCAGTCAAACGGCTCGTCAGATACAAACACCAGAAAATAGTTTAACTACCTCGTCAGAATCGCTTGACACGTCAAGCGTATATCCCATACATTAAGCCCATGTCTTCTGCAAAACTCTCTTCCCGCTCACTGTTGCTTACCTCTGGCTCCCTGCCAGGGCTACTGCTACTACTGCCGCTAATAGCGCTATCGCTACTACGCGCACTTTGATCTCGACTACGTATTAATTCAGGTACAAACGAGATTGCAACTGGTAAATGTTTGACTCTTGCCAGCAGCAAAAAAACCAAATGCAGTAAAACAGAGAATCCTGGTAAAGGGTCTCGAACAGAAAAGCAAATTTAAAATGTATTTCAAGCCAACCTTCCTAGCATTTATATATGGCGCAAGACACACAAGCGCCGTGACAATGACACTGCCTGTGCGCGCAACCCTATTGCGACTGCTAAAACTACCGATCGGTTGCCTGGCCTCGCGTTAATCTGCAAGTGGCCGTCAGGCAACCTTTTTGCCACTACACACTATTTTCCGAATTTCACCAGTTCTAATAGAGGCTCATCATGATGTTGCAAAACCCAGCTACTAAATATCGCCCGTTTCCACCGATTCCATTGACTGATCGTACTTGGCCCAACCAAATTATCAGCGTGCCACCAATCTGGATGAGCACCGATTTGCGCGACGGTAACCAAGCATTGATCGAGCCTATGGATGCCGAACGCAAACTGCGCTTTTTTGAGTTGCTGGTAAAGGTGGGTTTAAAGGAAATCGAAGTGGGATTTCCATCTGCTTCTCAAACTGATTTCGATTTCGTTCGCAAACTGATTGAAGAAGATCGCATTCCTGACGATGTCACGATCATCGTATTGACGCAATCACGCGAAGAGCTGATTCGTCGCACTGTTGATTCGCTCAAGGGCGCTAAGCGTGCGATGGTCCATTTGTATAACTCCGTTGCGCCGGCATTTCGCAAAATCGTCTTCAAGATGTCCCGCGACGAAATCAAAGCTATCGCCATCGCCGGTACGCAATTGATCAAGCAACTCACGGATGCGCTTCCAGAAACACAATGGCGATTCGAGTATTCTCCTGAATCCTTCAGTATGACTGAACTGGATTTTTCCAAGGACATCTGCGACGCCGTATCTGCGACCTGGGAAGCATCCCCTAAGCGGAAAATCGTTTTTAATCTTCCTGCCACGGTCGAATGCAGCACGCCAAACGTCTACGCCGATCAAATCGAATGGATGCACCGCAATCTGGCCCGTCGTGATTCTGTCATTCTCAGCGTCCATCCACACAATGATCGTGGTACCGGCGTCGCTGCGGCAGAGTTGGCCGTGATGGCAGGCGCTGATCGGGTTGAAGGCTGTTTGTTCGGCAATGGCGAGCGCACCGGCAACGTCGATCTGGTCACGTTGGCACTCAACTTATACACGCAAGGCGTGAATCCAGGCCTGGATTTCTCCGACATCGACAGCGTTCGTCAATGTGTTGAGGACTGCAATCAATTGCCCGTACATCCCCGCCATCCGTATGTCGGCGATCTGGTCTTCACAGCCTTCTCCGGCTCGCATCAGGACGCGATTAAAAAAGGCTTTGAAGCACAACAAGCTGACGCCATTTGGGAAGTCCCGTATTTGCCAATCGACCCGATTGATCTTGGTCGCAGCTACGA is a genomic window of Glaciimonas sp. CA11.2 containing:
- a CDS encoding DUF3096 domain-containing protein; the protein is MNIGLHLTPIVSLIAGVLILAIPRLLNYIIALYLIVIGLIGLLGK
- the leuA gene encoding 2-isopropylmalate synthase, encoding MMLQNPATKYRPFPPIPLTDRTWPNQIISVPPIWMSTDLRDGNQALIEPMDAERKLRFFELLVKVGLKEIEVGFPSASQTDFDFVRKLIEEDRIPDDVTIIVLTQSREELIRRTVDSLKGAKRAMVHLYNSVAPAFRKIVFKMSRDEIKAIAIAGTQLIKQLTDALPETQWRFEYSPESFSMTELDFSKDICDAVSATWEASPKRKIVFNLPATVECSTPNVYADQIEWMHRNLARRDSVILSVHPHNDRGTGVAAAELAVMAGADRVEGCLFGNGERTGNVDLVTLALNLYTQGVNPGLDFSDIDSVRQCVEDCNQLPVHPRHPYVGDLVFTAFSGSHQDAIKKGFEAQQADAIWEVPYLPIDPIDLGRSYDAVIRVNSQSGKGGMAYLLEQEYGLVMPRRLQIEFSRAVQKAADSTGKEIVSSDIYRIFKEEYLDKQTPYVYRAHRMTEDSSKAEPINIELDIMRDGQQLTLKGKGNGPIDAFVNALGLDVKLMDFHEHAISAGADAQAASYIELRLNDAPTAFGVGIDANIVTASFKAVLSAINRQIGIASEAANQENNHRAAAA